One genomic region from Elusimicrobiota bacterium encodes:
- a CDS encoding TonB-dependent receptor: protein MGKIFLIMIFCFFSPVGLCKATDIVISITKAATPLKNYPGNVSIIGKEDMEKVKAENLDELITKTVPDINMQESQYCQTRTRQVTLRGVNEQGKTLVLVDDIPVQSPCHGWLDWDLISPENVERIEVVRGPVSSLYGSGAMGGVINIITKMPVRKRETLIKTSFGKMNTKILDLSQAGDFKKFAYTVNGRLFNTDGYIAEKNPQTYNIKRDRDQQNINSKFIFRPTNNSSFTLGLFRNNDRFGRGRKYSNSDMTTTFGYLSFNKELKFTQWHLNLYSDYHKWLIDFDRPPNYNNLYSVEDFDMKDIGSGLQLNHITNQFGKFTFGIDNKYSEITQSADYKTVTRESQTKGKQIYLAPFFQDEYTIFDEKLMLTLGSRLDWYKNYDGSFYDTNPAPLQPIDMSYSEKEWYGFCPKFALLYRLDKRTTFKTSVGKGFQSPSLPLLYTIMTRGVKTVKGNPELVPEYLWSYEITADRMINNRLFAKFTLYQSEGNDFIASRTIAPNTLQFDNISKVRMRGIETELKYDMTLDLSGSLGYSYSYTEVIKDEANPQTEGNTLAFIPYNKLIFGINYDVPNLFAINSKMKYTDKMYSDIENTKPLVDYWTFDIGVSKKIYKNIKVKIDCENVFDEKYDIPDMSEDLVAPGRVINGSVNVKF from the coding sequence ATGGGGAAAATTTTTTTAATAATGATTTTTTGTTTTTTTTCACCGGTTGGTTTGTGTAAAGCAACAGATATTGTTATTTCAATAACAAAGGCAGCAACACCACTAAAAAATTATCCGGGCAATGTTTCCATAATTGGAAAAGAAGATATGGAAAAAGTAAAAGCTGAAAATCTTGACGAGCTTATTACTAAAACAGTTCCTGATATAAATATGCAAGAGTCACAGTACTGCCAAACAAGAACCAGACAGGTAACTCTGCGTGGAGTTAATGAACAGGGCAAAACACTTGTTCTTGTTGATGATATTCCAGTACAAAGTCCCTGTCACGGTTGGCTTGATTGGGATCTTATTTCTCCAGAAAATGTGGAAAGAATAGAAGTTGTAAGAGGTCCGGTATCAAGTTTATATGGTTCCGGCGCAATGGGTGGAGTAATTAACATCATTACGAAGATGCCTGTTAGAAAAAGGGAGACGCTTATTAAAACTTCATTTGGAAAGATGAATACAAAAATTTTGGATTTATCTCAAGCAGGCGATTTTAAAAAATTTGCGTATACTGTCAACGGACGTCTTTTTAATACAGATGGCTATATTGCTGAAAAGAATCCACAAACTTATAATATCAAACGCGATAGAGATCAGCAGAATATTAACTCTAAATTCATTTTCAGACCGACAAACAATTCATCTTTTACCCTTGGGCTATTTCGTAATAATGACAGGTTTGGTAGAGGAAGAAAATATTCTAATTCAGATATGACTACCACTTTTGGATATTTAAGTTTCAATAAGGAATTAAAGTTTACACAGTGGCATTTGAATTTGTATTCAGATTATCATAAATGGTTAATAGATTTTGACCGGCCTCCAAATTACAATAATTTATATAGTGTTGAAGATTTTGACATGAAAGATATTGGCAGCGGTTTACAACTGAACCACATTACAAATCAATTCGGTAAATTTACATTCGGTATTGATAATAAATATAGCGAAATAACGCAATCAGCCGATTACAAAACTGTTACAAGAGAGTCACAAACAAAAGGAAAACAAATTTATCTTGCGCCATTTTTTCAAGACGAATATACCATATTTGATGAAAAATTAATGCTAACATTGGGTAGCCGGCTGGACTGGTACAAAAATTACGATGGTTCTTTCTATGATACAAATCCCGCTCCTTTACAACCAATTGATATGAGTTATTCTGAAAAAGAGTGGTATGGATTCTGTCCAAAATTTGCCCTATTGTATCGTTTGGATAAAAGAACCACTTTCAAAACATCTGTGGGAAAAGGTTTCCAATCTCCTTCTCTTCCACTCCTTTACACAATAATGACTCGGGGGGTAAAAACTGTGAAAGGCAATCCAGAACTTGTCCCGGAATATCTTTGGTCATATGAAATAACAGCCGATCGGATGATAAATAATCGGTTGTTTGCTAAATTCACACTCTATCAGAGTGAAGGAAATGATTTTATTGCCAGCCGCACCATAGCACCTAATACATTGCAATTTGATAACATCTCCAAAGTCCGAATGCGCGGGATAGAAACGGAACTTAAATATGATATGACATTAGACCTTTCCGGTTCTTTGGGTTATTCATATAGTTATACGGAAGTTATTAAAGATGAAGCAAATCCTCAAACAGAAGGTAATACGCTCGCATTTATACCGTATAATAAACTGATTTTTGGTATTAATTACGACGTTCCAAATCTGTTTGCAATAAATTCTAAGATGAAATACACAGATAAAATGTATTCTGATATAGAGAATACCAAACCATTGGTTGATTATTGGACATTTGATATTGGTGTTTCAAAAAAGATATATAAAAATATAAAAGTAAAAATTGATTGTGAAAACGTGTTTGACGAAAAATATGATATTCCTGACATGTCGGAAGATTTAGTCGCTCCCGGGCGGGTTATTAACGGTTCAGTAAATGTAAAATTTTAG
- the rpmH gene encoding 50S ribosomal protein L34 — protein MKPTFRPNVRKRKKKIGFRARMRTASGRKILSNRRYKGRKKLIQV, from the coding sequence ATGAAACCAACTTTTAGACCGAATGTTAGAAAACGGAAAAAGAAAATCGGATTCAGGGCAAGAATGAGAACAGCAAGTGGTAGAAAAATATTGAGCAATCGACGATATAAAGGCAGAAAAAAACTAATACAGGTGTAA